The DNA sequence CCAAACTAAACAGACCACCTCTTGTCTGCTTTTCTGCTCCTTTGCTTCAGGTCTAAGACGTTGTTTGAGGAAATTCGTGCTTCCATTAACAGCAATGATGAAGAGGACCGCTCCTTTTGGAGGCCTGTGCTACCTTGGGGTGGCGTCCTCACCATTAAGGCAGGACGCAAAGCCCTGTCATGCACCCCCCTGTACGTGAAAATCAACCTTAAAAACACATGCACCATCGATGGCTTCCTCATGATCCTGTATGTGATCCTGCGGGAAAACCAGGGCTTTCCCAGGGAGCTGGCAGTCTTCCTCGGCAAACCGTTTGTGGAGCATTTCCTCTACCTGATGGACTCCTGTGACTACACCACGGTGAAGATGCTGTGGATCTGGGACAGGATGTCTAAAAGGCAGTACCGCTCTGAGATCCGCCAGGCAGCGCTGGTGATCGACCTGTTTGGTAATGAACACAGGAACTTCACAGAGAACCTAGAGAACCTCATGTCCAACATACAGGAGAGCCTGTGCACCAACTGGAGCTGCCCAACCCGCTTCCAGGAGTCCATCAAGACTACAAT is a window from the Acanthopagrus latus isolate v.2019 chromosome 16, fAcaLat1.1, whole genome shotgun sequence genome containing:
- the c16h14orf28 gene encoding uncharacterized protein C14orf28 homolog translates to MESTLCVLSDNEDFQTLISNTANSLHFERSKTLFEEIRASINSNDEEDRSFWRPVLPWGGVLTIKAGRKALSCTPLYVKINLKNTCTIDGFLMILYVILRENQGFPRELAVFLGKPFVEHFLYLMDSCDYTTVKMLWIWDRMSKRQYRSEIRQAALVIDLFGNEHRNFTENLENLMSNIQESLCTNWSCPTRFQESIKTTINISPPHELPHRDPIQSAVDEFFCPKLVLCSQLGCDGLREFSQRVFCHGPPPFVILNMQQWKSEELSYVPYHLALCQHRYSLEGATLFNKEEHHYSAAFQIDGCWMHYDGLRGDNLILLHKPPELLLLSSLVYIRTSDK